One region of Clostridiales bacterium genomic DNA includes:
- a CDS encoding collagen-like protein, protein MEITIADGRGALWQWDTGRRLRVGSGVEQVHYQNRVLGGTLDVDVGADGTAIIPDELLQDWHTLTVYAYVTDDTGAYTMVQQDFAVHKRGKPADYVYTPTEQKTLSDIQRQIGDLDGLTTEAKDTLVAAINEAARTGGSLRVADGYIQYSRDGGMTWENLIAVADLKGADGAPGKDGPAGAPGKDGADGKPGAAGAHGAKGADGITPHIGDNGNWYVGNTDTGKPSRGATGAKGDAGATGPAGAPGKDGEKGDPGTPGKTPIRGADYWTAADKQEIVNDVLAALPDGTEVRY, encoded by the coding sequence ATGGAAATCACAATCGCAGATGGCCGGGGCGCGCTGTGGCAGTGGGACACCGGGCGGCGCTTGCGCGTGGGCAGCGGCGTGGAGCAGGTGCACTACCAAAATCGCGTGCTTGGCGGCACGCTTGACGTGGACGTCGGTGCAGACGGCACGGCCATCATCCCGGACGAGTTGCTGCAGGACTGGCACACGCTGACGGTATACGCATACGTCACCGACGACACCGGCGCGTACACGATGGTGCAGCAGGATTTTGCGGTGCACAAGCGCGGCAAGCCGGCCGACTACGTGTACACGCCGACGGAGCAAAAAACGCTGTCGGATATCCAGCGCCAGATCGGTGATCTTGACGGTCTGACGACGGAGGCAAAGGACACGCTGGTGGCGGCAATCAACGAGGCGGCACGGACAGGCGGCAGCTTGCGCGTGGCGGACGGCTACATCCAGTACAGCCGCGACGGCGGCATGACGTGGGAAAACCTTATCGCCGTGGCAGATCTCAAGGGCGCGGATGGCGCGCCGGGCAAGGATGGCCCTGCTGGCGCACCCGGCAAGGATGGTGCAGACGGCAAACCTGGGGCTGCTGGTGCGCATGGTGCTAAAGGCGCGGACGGCATCACGCCGCACATCGGCGACAATGGTAATTGGTACGTTGGCAACACTGATACAGGTAAGCCATCGCGCGGAGCAACCGGCGCTAAGGGTGATGCAGGTGCAACCGGCCCTGCTGGCGCACCCGGCAAGGATGGCGAAAAGGGCGACCCCGGCACGCCGGGCAAGACCCCTATCAGAGGCGCGGATTACTGGACTGCGGCAGACAAGCAGGAGATCGTAAACGACGTGCTCGCGGCGCTCCCGGACGGCACGGAGGTGAGATACTGA
- a CDS encoding tyrosine-protein phosphatase, producing MKKLYEEAAVQDIAAAIREKTGGAETYKIAQMGDAVRGIKGGAKPVTYSQVNAVVAAYLADVTYDPDDYSTSQIEQYAGQTTGYRKDQPAGVAVPVEDGTLTASDAIGGVLRKDVRSGTETLYNLAPSAQGADYVVQRSGIVSVSGHLTPTGALRMIRVGTTLAAGSPFNIRDLGGWACDGGTIRYGLLFRGGELNGKNYGVKLTDADKDVLCTQLDIRAEIDLRSASEISGVSGSALGSAATWEHYAVTPYASGVDADGLGAEYAPVLRSIIRHVCANEPCYIHCMLGADRTGTVCAIIEALLGVAQPDIDKDYELTSFKGEMRRRSDAAYAGLVRYMQTMAGTTLRDKVVNWAARIGITAAEINAFRAAMIDGTPETVTPDIATFAVTNTLSGAATDNTAAEATQYQPYEATIIAQDGKTISAVTIKMGGVDITSEVWQGDETDLYRKVKLNLSNCSTDNTLLLVIDGQSYGANIAPDAGYTLDGATVTITMGGVDVSNYYSGGKIAIPRVTGNIEITISTVESGGTTPNILVDAFKVGGVSKPAVGFANGKRLSTSTGVEKDNTGSFVTGFIPIKAGSVVRLKPLTAPSTAGVGATAVVFYNSEKVYQTASYIVVKSSAANFANCTYEQESADVYKVSCNSDIPTIYAYVRFTLPIADGANAYVTYDAEMPEGGN from the coding sequence ATGAAAAAGCTCTACGAAGAAGCTGCCGTGCAGGACATCGCTGCCGCCATCCGCGAAAAGACCGGCGGCGCGGAGACGTACAAGATCGCGCAGATGGGCGATGCGGTGAGGGGCATCAAGGGCGGGGCAAAGCCTGTCACATACTCGCAGGTTAACGCCGTTGTCGCAGCATACCTCGCTGACGTGACATATGATCCCGACGATTACAGCACGTCACAGATCGAGCAGTATGCCGGACAGACGACCGGCTATCGCAAAGACCAGCCCGCAGGCGTTGCAGTGCCGGTCGAGGATGGCACGCTGACGGCTTCGGACGCGATCGGCGGTGTGCTGCGCAAGGATGTGCGATCCGGCACGGAGACGCTCTATAACCTCGCTCCGTCTGCACAGGGTGCGGACTATGTGGTGCAGCGCAGCGGCATCGTGAGCGTAAGCGGGCACTTGACGCCGACCGGTGCGCTGCGAATGATCAGAGTCGGCACGACGCTCGCGGCAGGCAGCCCGTTTAATATCCGAGATTTGGGCGGATGGGCTTGTGACGGCGGCACGATCCGGTACGGGCTGCTGTTTCGCGGCGGAGAACTCAACGGGAAAAACTACGGCGTCAAGCTGACGGACGCAGACAAAGACGTGCTCTGCACACAGCTTGACATACGCGCAGAAATCGACCTACGCTCTGCGTCCGAGATCTCCGGCGTGTCCGGCTCGGCGCTGGGGTCTGCGGCGACGTGGGAGCACTATGCCGTGACGCCGTATGCATCCGGCGTGGATGCAGACGGTCTCGGCGCAGAGTATGCGCCGGTGCTGCGCAGCATCATCCGGCACGTCTGCGCAAACGAGCCGTGCTACATCCACTGTATGCTTGGCGCGGATCGGACGGGAACGGTGTGCGCCATCATTGAGGCGCTGCTCGGCGTGGCGCAGCCGGACATCGACAAGGACTACGAGCTGACGAGCTTCAAGGGCGAGATGCGCCGACGGAGCGATGCGGCATATGCCGGGCTTGTGCGATATATGCAGACGATGGCGGGCACAACACTGCGCGATAAGGTAGTCAACTGGGCGGCGCGCATCGGCATCACCGCCGCCGAGATCAACGCCTTTCGCGCGGCTATGATCGACGGGACGCCGGAGACAGTGACGCCGGATATAGCGACCTTCGCCGTCACCAACACGCTCTCCGGTGCGGCGACCGACAACACCGCGGCCGAGGCGACACAGTATCAGCCATACGAGGCAACGATCATCGCGCAGGACGGAAAAACTATCAGCGCCGTAACCATCAAAATGGGTGGCGTTGATATCACGTCGGAAGTCTGGCAGGGCGACGAAACCGATCTGTATCGCAAAGTCAAGCTCAACTTGAGCAACTGCTCTACCGATAATACGCTGCTGCTGGTGATCGATGGCCAGTCCTATGGCGCGAACATCGCCCCTGACGCAGGGTACACACTCGATGGAGCAACAGTCACGATCACAATGGGAGGGGTAGATGTGTCAAATTATTACTCTGGCGGGAAAATTGCGATCCCAAGAGTTACCGGGAATATCGAAATAACGATCAGCACAGTGGAGAGCGGCGGGACAACGCCTAACATTCTGGTGGACGCCTTCAAGGTCGGCGGTGTTTCCAAACCGGCCGTTGGATTCGCTAACGGGAAGAGACTCTCGACCTCTACGGGAGTAGAAAAGGACAACACCGGGTCGTTTGTTACCGGCTTTATCCCAATTAAGGCAGGATCTGTAGTCCGGCTCAAGCCGTTGACAGCTCCTTCCACAGCAGGCGTTGGCGCAACGGCAGTTGTTTTCTATAACTCTGAAAAAGTATACCAGACTGCGAGCTACATAGTTGTCAAGTCGTCCGCCGCCAATTTTGCGAACTGCACATACGAGCAAGAATCCGCAGACGTATACAAGGTATCGTGCAACAGCGATATACCGACGATTTATGCCTATGTAAGATTCACGCTGCCGATTGCTGATGGCGCGAATGCCTATGTGACCTATGATGCAGAGATGCCAGAGGGGGGCAACTGA
- a CDS encoding N-acetylmuramoyl-L-alanine amidase — translation MEFVSCDPSNYRAGRTQPVRYIVMHYTANNGDTARNNCDYYHRVGGLQASAHYFCDEHGAMQSVRECDTAWHCGARAYWHPECRNGNSIGIEMCSRKRADGSYYIKPETVANAAALAREIMQRYGIDTEHVVRHYDVTGKRCPMPWVDDPAQWAAFKAMLTTNTDEEDEDMTRYNTIDEVPDWAQDTVRDLMAAGALRGDERGNLNLSLDMIRGLMIGTRYAEASNPRYATVDDVPDWAREDVQRMVDTGALAGEGGGKINLSRDMLRTLVVCQRMMDGK, via the coding sequence ATGGAATTTGTTTCTTGCGATCCGTCAAATTACCGCGCCGGGCGCACGCAGCCGGTGCGGTACATTGTGATGCACTACACGGCAAACAACGGTGACACTGCGCGCAACAACTGCGATTACTACCACCGCGTGGGCGGCCTGCAGGCCAGCGCGCACTATTTTTGCGACGAGCACGGCGCGATGCAGTCCGTGCGCGAGTGCGACACGGCGTGGCACTGCGGCGCGCGGGCGTACTGGCACCCCGAGTGCCGCAACGGCAACAGCATCGGCATCGAGATGTGCAGCCGCAAGCGCGCCGACGGCAGCTACTACATCAAGCCGGAGACCGTGGCCAACGCCGCGGCGCTGGCGCGGGAGATTATGCAGCGCTATGGCATCGACACGGAGCACGTTGTGCGGCACTACGACGTGACGGGCAAGCGCTGCCCCATGCCGTGGGTGGATGACCCGGCGCAGTGGGCGGCATTTAAGGCAATGCTGACAACCAACACAGACGAGGAGGACGAGGATATGACACGGTATAACACGATCGACGAGGTGCCCGATTGGGCGCAGGACACGGTGCGCGACCTGATGGCGGCGGGGGCGCTGCGTGGCGACGAGCGCGGCAACCTGAATCTGTCGCTGGATATGATCCGGGGGCTGATGATCGGCACGAGGTACGCAGAGGCAAGCAATCCGCGCTATGCTACGGTGGATGACGTGCCCGACTGGGCGCGCGAGGATGTGCAGCGGATGGTAGACACCGGCGCGCTCGCGGGCGAGGGCGGCGGAAAGATCAACCTGTCGCGGGATATGCTGCGGACGCTGGTCGTGTGCCAGCGGATGATGGATGGAAAGTGA
- a CDS encoding phage holin family protein: MELGIASVAAITAIAYLLGMAVKATSVADKWIPIICGAAGLVLGVVAWAMGVPDYPAHDWLNAAAVGIVSGWAATGLNQSVKQLTDK, encoded by the coding sequence ATGGAACTTGGCATTGCATCTGTGGCGGCGATCACCGCCATCGCGTATCTGCTGGGCATGGCCGTCAAGGCCACCAGCGTGGCTGACAAATGGATCCCCATCATCTGCGGCGCGGCCGGGCTGGTGCTCGGCGTGGTTGCCTGGGCGATGGGCGTGCCGGACTATCCGGCGCATGACTGGCTCAACGCTGCCGCCGTCGGCATCGTGTCCGGCTGGGCGGCGACGGGTCTTAACCAGAGCGTCAAGCAGCTGACGGACAAGTGA
- a CDS encoding toprim domain-containing protein produces the protein MRSFISLHKENWRSHSYAAARCVGDQVLFQMLKANSNIDTVYLCMDNDVAGQAANKRISDKLFSKTNSAEFATTK, from the coding sequence ATGCGGTCCTTTATTTCTCTGCACAAGGAAAATTGGCGCAGTCACAGCTACGCTGCCGCCCGCTGTGTCGGGGATCAGGTGCTGTTTCAAATGCTGAAAGCGAATTCCAATATCGACACCGTCTATCTCTGCATGGACAACGATGTCGCAGGTCAGGCGGCGAACAAAAGGATATCCGACAAACTCTTTAGCAAAACGAATAGTGCGGAGTTTGCGACGACGAAGTGA
- a CDS encoding ATP-binding protein — protein MLPFIMLVEIVLEIGLFMYQLLRSNKPVRSLLSLAVMAVMIPLLFSVSRADPDNIGDAFLLGAPWLIFAAAIFLAAVHFAIALPREYRRKKNELSPFSIKEATDKLPMGICFADPNGRIILCNNRMRRLSFALCGHELQIKSDMENALSVPDRSVTVKDDCYILPDKTVWQFRTQTITVESDDRWQQITAHNVTELYNGYQKQEEINKELAEVNRKLRKMYARMEDDVKEKESLDLKVYIHDTIGRSLLTIRDIIGSGEDTERKLEALQNAVGMLASNRVTSVGTMQEVQQTAKQLGVAVEVEGYLPRDTAAEELTVAAAKECVTNCIKHADGNEVYIRIAERNHCHDITITNNGRVPTGPIREGSGLSALRHSIESHGGEMHISHEPRFALLITIPEKENEL, from the coding sequence ATGCTGCCGTTTATCATGCTTGTGGAGATCGTCCTTGAAATCGGGCTGTTTATGTATCAGCTTCTTCGCAGCAATAAGCCGGTGCGCAGCCTGCTGAGTCTGGCGGTTATGGCGGTGATGATCCCACTGCTGTTCTCCGTTTCCCGGGCAGATCCCGATAATATCGGGGACGCATTTCTGCTGGGCGCACCGTGGCTGATATTTGCCGCTGCCATTTTCCTTGCGGCAGTTCACTTTGCCATTGCTCTGCCGCGGGAATACCGCCGTAAAAAGAACGAGCTCTCGCCGTTCTCCATTAAGGAAGCAACGGATAAGCTGCCTATGGGCATCTGCTTTGCTGACCCGAACGGCAGGATCATCCTGTGCAACAACCGTATGCGCAGGCTGTCCTTTGCCCTTTGCGGCCACGAGCTGCAAATCAAAAGCGATATGGAAAATGCCCTGAGCGTGCCGGACAGATCCGTAACCGTCAAGGATGATTGCTACATCCTGCCCGACAAGACCGTCTGGCAGTTTCGCACACAAACTATCACCGTGGAGAGCGATGACCGCTGGCAACAGATAACGGCGCACAATGTAACCGAGCTGTATAACGGCTACCAAAAGCAAGAGGAAATAAATAAAGAACTGGCAGAAGTCAATCGAAAGCTCAGGAAGATGTACGCTCGCATGGAGGACGATGTCAAGGAGAAGGAAAGCCTTGACCTAAAGGTCTATATTCACGATACCATCGGGCGGAGCCTCCTGACCATTCGTGACATCATCGGCAGCGGCGAGGACACCGAGAGAAAGCTCGAAGCCCTGCAAAACGCCGTCGGTATGCTGGCAAGCAACCGCGTCACCTCCGTCGGCACGATGCAGGAGGTGCAGCAGACCGCAAAGCAGCTCGGCGTAGCCGTTGAGGTCGAGGGCTATCTTCCGCGCGATACCGCCGCCGAGGAACTGACCGTTGCCGCCGCCAAGGAGTGCGTGACCAACTGCATCAAGCACGCAGACGGGAATGAGGTATATATCCGCATTGCCGAGCGCAATCATTGCCACGACATTACCATAACCAATAACGGCAGAGTGCCCACGGGGCCGATCAGAGAGGGCAGTGGACTTTCCGCGCTTCGTCACAGCATTGAAAGCCACGGCGGCGAGATGCATATTTCCCATGAGCCGCGCTTTGCGCTTCTCATCACGATTCCCGAAAAGGAGAATGAGCTATGA
- a CDS encoding response regulator transcription factor, which translates to MISTILVEDDLYIQKHFVDRLAADGEFHLVGVFRDAFEAEKHCDATVKLVLMDVQTQHKHSGLAAAERIKKAFPQIKIVAATSLVDPQVLQRAKAGAADSLWYKDHGTEELMSVVKRTLAGEKLFPDSSPAIEMEGTMSDKFSPRQLDILRLYIKGFTYQEIADKLGISKNGVRWNLDDMVGKGGFENREALVATAIENKLMVTTLKDE; encoded by the coding sequence ATGATAAGCACCATACTTGTAGAGGACGATCTGTACATCCAAAAGCACTTTGTCGATCGTCTTGCGGCAGACGGCGAGTTTCATCTTGTCGGCGTTTTCCGTGACGCCTTTGAAGCGGAAAAGCACTGCGACGCCACCGTAAAGCTCGTCCTTATGGATGTGCAGACGCAGCACAAGCACTCCGGTCTTGCCGCCGCGGAGCGCATCAAAAAGGCTTTTCCGCAAATCAAGATAGTAGCCGCGACCTCGCTTGTCGATCCGCAGGTGCTGCAAAGAGCGAAAGCGGGCGCAGCCGACAGCCTGTGGTATAAAGACCACGGTACAGAGGAATTGATGAGCGTGGTAAAGCGCACCCTGGCAGGCGAAAAGCTCTTTCCCGATTCCTCACCCGCCATCGAGATGGAGGGCACAATGTCCGATAAATTTTCGCCGCGGCAATTGGACATACTGCGCCTTTATATAAAGGGCTTCACCTATCAGGAGATAGCCGATAAATTGGGCATCTCCAAAAACGGCGTTCGCTGGAATTTGGACGATATGGTGGGAAAAGGCGGGTTTGAAAACCGAGAGGCGCTCGTTGCGACCGCAATTGAAAATAAGCTCATGGTAACGACTTTGAAGGACGAATAA
- a CDS encoding DUF5640 domain-containing protein, translating to MTEAEMLRRRELRRSAIKKQKRRRTLFLTACALAAVLLIAGIVLLCRSCGRSESSPHDESIYGSFAMSDKSCVYTFREDGSGELRLSGAPYKFRFTLSGRTLFIDFEAEALTDCEYEVAYIDTGLELTAGKGTATQGEKFTLNRTEK from the coding sequence ATGACCGAGGCAGAAATGCTCCGCAGGCGTGAGCTGCGCCGCTCGGCGATCAAAAAGCAAAAGCGGAGAAGGACGCTCTTTCTTACTGCCTGCGCCCTTGCGGCGGTGCTGCTCATAGCGGGCATCGTGCTGCTGTGCCGTAGCTGCGGCCGCTCCGAGAGCAGCCCTCATGACGAGAGCATCTACGGCAGCTTTGCAATGTCCGACAAGAGTTGCGTCTATACCTTCCGTGAGGACGGCAGCGGAGAGCTGCGGCTTTCCGGCGCACCGTATAAATTCCGTTTCACGCTGTCCGGCAGGACACTCTTTATCGACTTTGAAGCTGAGGCACTGACCGACTGCGAGTACGAGGTGGCGTATATCGATACGGGGCTTGAGCTGACCGCAGGCAAGGGTACGGCGACACAGGGTGAGAAATTCACGCTGAACAGAACAGAAAAATAA
- a CDS encoding SDR family NAD(P)-dependent oxidoreductase — MNIAVITGASAGIGRELVYAVDKDARYDEIWVIARRKERLEELRDKCTNPIRPIALDLSDLSSIDAYQALLEQEQPEIKMLVNAAGCGVFGPFAEADRKKLLASAQLNSLALTGMCHASLPYMHAGSSIINMGSNSAWQPVPYQAVYGASKSYVLSLSRAIGRELRPQGIHVMCVCPGWIKTEFQQVAHHDEYIRYVDKWYGPDEVAAQAMQDLKKKKSVSILGHPVRRQVRLVKLLPVDTVMDIWCKQQGIE, encoded by the coding sequence ATGAACATTGCTGTCATCACCGGCGCATCCGCCGGTATCGGCCGGGAGCTCGTCTACGCTGTGGACAAGGACGCGCGCTATGACGAGATCTGGGTCATTGCCCGCAGAAAAGAGCGGCTGGAGGAGCTGCGCGACAAGTGCACGAACCCCATCCGCCCGATCGCGCTCGATCTCTCGGATCTGAGCAGCATCGATGCCTATCAGGCCCTGCTCGAGCAGGAGCAGCCCGAGATCAAGATGCTGGTCAATGCGGCCGGCTGCGGCGTGTTCGGCCCCTTTGCCGAGGCGGACCGCAAGAAGCTGCTCGCCAGCGCGCAGCTCAATTCGCTCGCGCTCACTGGCATGTGCCACGCGAGCCTGCCGTATATGCACGCCGGCAGCAGCATCATCAACATGGGCTCGAACTCCGCCTGGCAGCCGGTGCCGTATCAGGCGGTGTACGGCGCGAGCAAGAGCTATGTCCTGAGCCTGTCGCGCGCGATCGGCCGCGAGCTGCGCCCGCAGGGCATCCATGTCATGTGCGTCTGCCCCGGCTGGATCAAGACCGAGTTCCAGCAGGTCGCGCACCATGACGAGTATATCCGCTATGTGGACAAGTGGTATGGCCCAGACGAGGTGGCGGCGCAGGCCATGCAGGATCTCAAGAAGAAAAAGAGTGTCTCCATTCTCGGCCACCCGGTGCGCCGTCAGGTGCGCCTGGTCAAGCTCCTGCCGGTGGACACCGTCATGGACATCTGGTGCAAACAGCAGGGCATTGAGTAA
- a CDS encoding M23 family metallopeptidase has protein sequence MKRWKVYLCAAVFLLLTAVKMIAPAAAADARKVLLPAINADDDYKSVFAEIRSVFAPAPVQTQDEQLRQYLPAVNMSVWSTPAPEPTPTPTPEPTPEPTPTPTPEPTQSPQLQAALAAREAFLNEQAVYSGYAVPTNVSYAVSELPFAHTSPVAGYTSSGFGYRLHPLENKVKFHYGTDFAANSGTAVCAFADGTVLAAGQNDGYGNYVKIRHADGYTTLYGHCSKLLVRAGETVTAGQEIALVGATGKATGPHLHFELMHDGYYCNPEFYLAAV, from the coding sequence ATGAAGCGCTGGAAAGTTTATTTGTGCGCGGCGGTATTCCTGCTGCTGACGGCGGTGAAGATGATCGCCCCGGCGGCGGCCGCAGATGCGCGCAAGGTGCTGCTGCCGGCCATCAACGCGGACGATGATTACAAGTCCGTCTTTGCCGAGATCCGCAGCGTGTTTGCGCCCGCGCCGGTACAGACGCAGGACGAACAGCTGCGGCAGTATCTGCCCGCCGTGAACATGTCCGTCTGGTCGACGCCCGCACCGGAGCCGACGCCGACACCCACGCCGGAACCGACCCCGGAGCCGACACCGACGCCGACGCCCGAACCGACGCAGAGCCCGCAGCTGCAGGCGGCCCTTGCCGCGCGCGAGGCATTTCTCAACGAGCAGGCGGTCTATTCCGGCTATGCAGTGCCGACCAATGTCAGCTACGCGGTCAGCGAGCTGCCGTTTGCGCACACGTCACCGGTCGCGGGCTATACCTCGTCCGGCTTCGGCTACCGGCTGCATCCATTGGAAAACAAGGTGAAATTTCACTATGGCACAGATTTCGCGGCCAATTCCGGCACGGCGGTCTGTGCCTTTGCTGACGGCACGGTGCTTGCCGCCGGGCAGAATGACGGGTACGGCAACTATGTGAAGATCCGTCACGCCGATGGTTACACGACGCTCTACGGCCACTGCAGCAAGCTGCTCGTGCGCGCCGGGGAGACGGTCACGGCGGGGCAGGAGATTGCGCTCGTCGGCGCGACCGGCAAGGCGACCGGGCCGCACCTGCACTTCGAGCTGATGCACGACGGGTATTACTGCAATCCGGAGTTTTACCTCGCCGCCGTATGA
- a CDS encoding TIGR03960 family B12-binding radical SAM protein has translation MDQRLERILPRVQKPARYTGGEYRQIIKDKAEVDLRLAFCFPDIYEIGMSNIGMRILYATMNQMPGVWCERVFAPWGDMEAEMRRAGIPLYALESGDPVSEFDVVAFSLGYEMAYPAVLNMLDLAGIPLRSADRPELTPLVIAGGTACSNPEPMAPFFDLMIIGEGEEVNNEVLALFRQAQQAGWSKTRFLETAAKIQGVLIPSFYVPHWNPDGTLHDLTPTHGAPARVTKRIIQDLDACYYPTDPIVPSTEIVHDRVNVELFRGCIRGCRFCQAGYVYRPVRPRKPETIIRQGIESLKNTGYQEATLLSLSSSDYRPLDEVCDGLLEYCEPRSMSLALPSLRADNFSMDIMSRLQKVRKGGLTFAPEAGTQRLRDAINKNVREEDLLHSCQVAFEGGWNGVKLYFMLGLPTETDEDVVGIAELANQVLHTWRMHATNKARGVRITVSTSCFVPKPHSPFQWETQVTMDEYKRKVQLLRESIRAKSVTYNWHDPDTSFVEAVLSRGDRRIADVIEEVWRRGGKLEAWGDYFSFDRWMAAMDACGVDPMFYACRERGKDEFLPWDIVNMGVRRAHLWHEREQAYKAELSPDCRRQCTGCGALALMTEGGKCDA, from the coding sequence ATGGATCAGCGACTGGAACGCATCCTGCCGCGCGTGCAGAAGCCCGCGCGCTATACCGGCGGTGAATACCGCCAGATCATCAAGGACAAGGCGGAGGTGGACCTGCGCCTCGCTTTTTGCTTCCCGGATATTTATGAGATCGGCATGTCGAACATCGGCATGCGCATCCTCTATGCCACGATGAACCAGATGCCCGGCGTCTGGTGTGAGCGCGTGTTTGCCCCCTGGGGCGACATGGAGGCCGAAATGCGCCGCGCGGGCATCCCGCTCTACGCGCTCGAGAGCGGCGACCCCGTCAGCGAATTTGACGTTGTGGCGTTCTCGCTCGGCTACGAGATGGCATATCCCGCCGTGCTCAATATGCTCGACCTGGCCGGCATCCCGCTGCGCAGCGCTGACCGGCCGGAGCTGACGCCGCTTGTCATCGCGGGCGGTACGGCCTGCAGCAACCCGGAGCCGATGGCCCCGTTTTTTGACCTCATGATCATCGGCGAGGGGGAAGAGGTCAATAACGAAGTGCTGGCGCTGTTCCGGCAGGCGCAGCAGGCCGGCTGGAGTAAGACGCGGTTTCTCGAAACGGCGGCGAAGATCCAGGGCGTGCTCATTCCGTCGTTCTACGTCCCGCACTGGAACCCGGACGGCACGCTGCACGACCTGACCCCGACGCACGGCGCGCCCGCGCGCGTGACCAAGCGCATCATTCAGGATCTCGACGCCTGTTATTATCCGACGGACCCCATCGTGCCGAGCACGGAGATCGTGCACGACCGTGTGAACGTGGAGCTGTTTCGCGGCTGCATCCGTGGCTGCCGCTTCTGTCAGGCGGGGTATGTCTACCGCCCGGTGCGCCCGCGCAAACCGGAGACGATCATCCGGCAGGGCATCGAATCGCTCAAAAACACCGGCTATCAGGAGGCGACGCTCCTGTCGCTCTCGAGCAGCGACTACCGCCCGCTCGACGAGGTGTGCGACGGGCTGCTGGAATACTGCGAGCCGCGCAGCATGAGTCTCGCGCTGCCGTCGCTGCGCGCGGACAACTTTTCCATGGACATCATGAGCCGCCTGCAGAAGGTGCGCAAGGGCGGCCTGACCTTCGCGCCCGAGGCCGGCACGCAGCGCCTGCGCGACGCCATCAACAAAAACGTGCGCGAGGAGGATCTGCTCCATTCCTGCCAGGTTGCCTTTGAGGGCGGGTGGAACGGCGTGAAGCTCTACTTCATGCTCGGACTGCCGACGGAGACGGATGAGGACGTGGTCGGCATCGCGGAGCTCGCCAATCAGGTGCTGCACACATGGCGTATGCACGCGACGAACAAGGCCCGCGGTGTGCGCATCACGGTCAGCACATCGTGCTTCGTACCGAAGCCGCACAGCCCCTTCCAGTGGGAGACGCAGGTGACGATGGACGAGTACAAGCGCAAGGTGCAGCTCCTGCGCGAGAGCATCAGGGCCAAGAGCGTGACCTACAACTGGCACGACCCGGATACCAGCTTCGTCGAGGCCGTTCTCTCGCGCGGCGACCGGCGCATTGCCGACGTCATCGAAGAGGTCTGGCGCCGCGGCGGCAAGCTCGAGGCGTGGGGCGACTATTTCTCGTTCGACCGCTGGATGGCGGCCATGGACGCCTGCGGCGTCGACCCGATGTTCTATGCCTGCCGCGAGCGCGGGAAGGATGAGTTCCTGCCGTGGGACATCGTGAATATGGGCGTGCGCCGCGCGCATCTGTGGCACGAGCGCGAGCAGGCCTACAAGGCCGAGCTCTCGCCTGACTGCCGCAGGCAGTGTACCGGCTGCGGTGCGCTCGCACTCATGACGGAAGGGGGCAAGTGCGATGCCTGA
- a CDS encoding TIGR03936 family radical SAM-associated protein, producing MPEKLRLRFEKTGRAIYISHLDLMRTMQRVFLRADCPLKYSEGFNPHALISILLPLSVGVGSVCELMDFQLREEVDLAALPERLTAVMPEGIRALEAYPGGRKVRELKWLRVTGRYEYDNAAPADMAEKLRAFYARDAIVITRKTKRGEGQMDIVPAISELHVRPEARFVTVEAVVSAQNPTLNPDHLVAALHQLAPELAPDFAAFTRQEVYTEDMQIFR from the coding sequence ATGCCTGAAAAGCTGAGACTACGGTTTGAAAAGACCGGCCGTGCGATCTACATCTCGCACCTCGACCTCATGCGCACGATGCAGCGCGTGTTCCTGCGCGCCGACTGCCCGCTGAAATATTCCGAGGGCTTCAATCCCCACGCGCTCATCTCCATCCTGCTGCCGCTGTCCGTCGGCGTCGGGAGCGTGTGCGAGCTGATGGACTTTCAGCTGCGCGAGGAAGTAGACCTTGCCGCGCTGCCAGAGCGGCTCACGGCGGTCATGCCGGAGGGCATCCGCGCGCTCGAGGCGTACCCCGGCGGACGCAAGGTGCGTGAGCTCAAGTGGCTGCGCGTGACCGGGCGATATGAATATGACAACGCTGCTCCTGCGGACATGGCCGAAAAGCTTCGCGCGTTTTACGCGCGCGACGCCATCGTCATCACCCGCAAGACCAAGCGCGGGGAGGGACAGATGGACATCGTGCCCGCGATCTCGGAGCTGCACGTGCGGCCGGAGGCGCGGTTTGTGACGGTGGAGGCCGTCGTCTCCGCACAGAACCCGACGCTCAACCCTGACCACCTCGTCGCGGCGCTGCATCAGCTCGCGCCCGAGCTGGCCCCGGACTTTGCCGCCTTCACGCGGCAGGAGGTCTATACGGAAGATATGCAAATTTTCCGCTGA